One part of the Meiothermus cerbereus DSM 11376 genome encodes these proteins:
- a CDS encoding NAD(P) transhydrogenase subunit alpha, whose amino-acid sequence MDSTWAALYIFLLAAFTGYEVISRVPVILHTPLMSGSNFIHGIVVVGAMVVLGHAETPLEQAIGFFGVILGAANAAGGYAVTERMLEMFERKPKGGQ is encoded by the coding sequence ATGGACTCAACCTGGGCTGCGCTGTATATCTTTTTGTTGGCGGCTTTTACCGGATACGAAGTGATTAGCCGGGTGCCGGTTATTTTGCACACCCCCCTGATGTCGGGTTCCAACTTCATCCACGGCATTGTGGTGGTGGGGGCTATGGTGGTGCTGGGCCACGCCGAAACACCCTTAGAACAGGCCATTGGCTTTTTTGGGGTGATTCTGGGCGCGGCCAATGCTGCTGGGGGCTATGCCGTAACCGAGCGGATGCTGGAAATGTTCGAGCGGAAGCCGAAGGGGGGTCAGTAG
- a CDS encoding Re/Si-specific NAD(P)(+) transhydrogenase subunit alpha — MVLIAVPKETAPGERRVALTPEIVGRLIKEGWAVRLETGAGAQAYYSDDAYRNAGADVVTRDQLFKGAQVVFTVQPLEEPDLAQLEPGTIVAGLMYPHRNPSRVQAMATGKISALAMELVPRITRAQSMDVLSSQATVAGYVAALIAARESSRFFPMLTTAAGTIRPAKVMVMGVGVAGLQAIATARRLGANVWAYDVRKAAAEQALSLGAKVIELPISAEGEGGYARELTEEEKKIQHEALAKEVGSMDAVITTAQIPGRKAPILITKDMVERMSPGAVIVDLAAESGGNCELTQPGQTLEVGGVRVVGPLNLPSALSVHASEMYAKNLYNLSKLLIKDGQLAPDWGDEILAGALLTHQGEITHAPTRALVGGA, encoded by the coding sequence ATGGTTTTAATCGCAGTTCCCAAAGAGACCGCCCCGGGCGAACGCCGGGTGGCGCTTACGCCAGAGATAGTGGGCCGTCTGATCAAGGAAGGCTGGGCGGTACGCCTCGAGACGGGCGCAGGCGCCCAGGCCTACTACAGCGACGACGCTTACCGCAACGCTGGGGCTGACGTGGTTACCAGAGACCAGCTATTCAAAGGTGCACAGGTGGTGTTTACCGTGCAGCCCCTGGAAGAGCCTGACCTGGCCCAGCTCGAGCCCGGTACCATTGTGGCGGGCCTGATGTACCCCCACCGCAACCCGTCGCGGGTGCAGGCCATGGCTACGGGCAAGATTTCCGCCCTGGCTATGGAGCTGGTGCCCCGCATCACCCGTGCCCAGAGCATGGATGTGCTGTCTTCCCAGGCCACCGTGGCCGGGTACGTGGCGGCCCTGATTGCGGCCCGCGAGAGCAGCCGCTTCTTCCCCATGCTCACCACGGCCGCTGGTACCATCCGTCCGGCCAAGGTGATGGTGATGGGTGTGGGGGTGGCGGGCTTGCAGGCCATCGCCACTGCGCGCCGCCTGGGGGCTAACGTCTGGGCCTACGATGTGCGCAAAGCCGCTGCCGAGCAGGCCCTTTCGCTGGGGGCCAAGGTGATTGAGCTGCCCATCAGCGCCGAGGGCGAAGGGGGCTATGCCCGCGAGCTAACCGAAGAAGAAAAGAAAATTCAGCACGAGGCCCTGGCCAAAGAAGTGGGCAGCATGGATGCGGTGATCACCACCGCCCAGATTCCGGGCCGCAAAGCGCCCATCCTCATTACCAAAGACATGGTGGAGCGCATGAGCCCTGGCGCGGTGATTGTAGACCTGGCTGCTGAGTCTGGTGGCAACTGCGAGCTAACCCAGCCTGGACAGACCCTCGAGGTCGGCGGGGTCAGGGTGGTGGGGCCTTTGAACCTGCCCAGTGCGCTTTCGGTGCACGCCAGCGAGATGTACGCCAAAAACCTCTACAACCTATCCAAGCTGCTTATCAAAGATGGGCAGCTTGCGCCCGACTGGGGCGACGAAATTCTGGCAGGGGCTCTTCTGACCCACCAAGGCGAGATCACCCATGCGCCCACCCGGGCGCTGGTAGGAGGTGCGTGA